In the genome of Falsirhodobacter halotolerans, one region contains:
- the nudC gene encoding NAD(+) diphosphatase gives MAFAAGGLARMAHRRATAPADWAVALHGGQIAVVGNRLLVLPVADMPETAARLYLGEIDGRSLHAVDLPAPPALPAGAAFTELRAAMRHLPPAEAEAAATAKALAHWHRMHGFCSACGVPSVMAAGGWHRDCPACGTRHFPRTDPVVIMLVRRGDRALLGRSPGWRPGMYSCLAGFVEPGETLEAAVRREVAEETGVAVGAVRFVHSQPWPFPSSLMLGCVADALSDAITVDPEELEDAFWADRTAAARMMAGADDTVTMPGEGTIARDLILRWLADRLD, from the coding sequence ATGGCCTTTGCAGCAGGCGGGCTGGCGCGCATGGCGCACAGGCGGGCCACGGCCCCGGCGGACTGGGCGGTGGCGCTGCACGGGGGGCAGATCGCGGTGGTGGGCAACCGCCTCCTGGTCCTGCCCGTGGCCGATATGCCGGAAACCGCCGCCCGCCTTTATCTGGGCGAGATCGACGGGCGAAGCCTGCACGCGGTGGATCTGCCCGCGCCCCCCGCCCTGCCCGCCGGGGCCGCGTTCACCGAACTGCGCGCCGCCATGCGGCATCTGCCCCCTGCCGAGGCCGAGGCGGCGGCCACGGCCAAGGCGCTGGCCCATTGGCACCGGATGCACGGCTTCTGTTCGGCCTGCGGGGTGCCTTCGGTCATGGCGGCGGGCGGATGGCACCGCGATTGCCCCGCCTGCGGAACGCGCCATTTTCCCCGCACCGATCCCGTGGTCATCATGCTGGTCCGGCGGGGGGACCGCGCGCTTTTGGGCCGGTCGCCCGGTTGGCGGCCCGGCATGTATTCCTGCCTTGCGGGCTTCGTCGAACCTGGCGAGACGCTGGAGGCCGCCGTCCGGCGCGAGGTGGCCGAGGAAACCGGCGTTGCCGTCGGGGCCGTGCGCTTCGTGCACAGCCAGCCCTGGCCGTTCCCATCCTCGCTGATGCTGGGCTGCGTGGCGGACGCGCTCAGCGATGCGATCACCGTCGACCCGGAGGAGCTGGAGGACGCGTTCTGGGCCGACCGGACCGCCGCCGCCCGCATGATGGCGGGGGCGGACGACACGGTCACCATGCCGGGCGAAGGCACCATCGCGCGCGACCTGATCCTGCGCTGGCTTGCGGATCGGCTGGATTGA